A genomic segment from Coccinella septempunctata chromosome 3, icCocSept1.1, whole genome shotgun sequence encodes:
- the LOC123309461 gene encoding RNA polymerase II degradation factor 1-like, whose protein sequence is MKHFILFFALVASSYAQFTSTELPSQIVGVPGPRWQGPFANHILGQPVGDTPEVAEAKAAHYKAHARILEILPVLPQEEYQTVNVVEAQPQQQTFVQPQVSFVPQPTSYVAQQPSYVVQQAKVPEVQVTTPAPVVKETAPISPKFIQYAEEIPRSELGELPEVAAARKAHLAAYEEIKKLLPKLVETPTVVPGVQQPVVRQQVVSQPAQVANQQPQIPYQVTQQAQVVPQVPQVVYQQPQSAAQQPQENQVTYVNHQAESAAYKQQLQRNLEWFYNPQQFYTYVPQDTPEVAAAKIEHLKLLQSLI, encoded by the exons ATGAAACACTTT attCTATTCTTCGCTCTCGTAGCATCCAGTTACGCTCAGTTCACTTCAACTGAGCTACCGTCACAAATTGTTGGAGTACCAGGGCCAAGGTGGCAGGGACCATTTGCCAACCACATTCTTGGACAGCCAGTTGGTGACACCCCTGAAGTTGCTGAGGCAAAAGCCGCTCATTACAAGGCGCATGCTCGAATCTTAGAAATCCTGCCAGTTCTTCCTCAAGAAGAATATCAAACAGTTAATGTTGTGGAAGCCCAACCACAGCAACAGACCTTCGTACAACCCCAAGTTTCCTTCGTTCCTCAACCAACATCGTATGTCGCCCAACAACCATCCTATGTTGTGCAACAAGCTAAAGTACCAGAAGTACAGGTCACAACTCCTGCTCCAGTAGTGAAAGAAACAGCACCAATCTCTCCTAAATTTATCCAGTATGCCGAAGAAATTCCAAGGAGTGAACTTGGTGAACTTCCAGAAGTAGCAGCTGCAAGAAAGGCTCATCTTGCTGCCTACGAAGAAATCAAGAAACTTCTCCCTAAGCTCGTGGAAACCCCAACAGTGGTACCTGGAGTTCAACAGCCTGTTGTTAGACAGCAAGTAGTGAGTCAACCAGCTCAGGTAGCGAATCAGCAACCACAAATTCCATACCAAGTAACTCAGCAAGCTCAGGTTGTGCCACAAGTACCTCAAGTCGTTTACCAACAGCCTCAATCAGCTGCCCAACAACCTCAAGAAAACCAAGTGACTTACGTTAATCATCAGGCTGAATCTGCAGCCTACAAGCAACAGCTTCAGAGGAACCTCGAGTGGTTTTACAACCCCCAACAGTTCTACACATACGTCCCACAAGATACACCCGAAGTTGCAGCTGCCAAAATTGAGCACTTGAAGCTTCTTCAATCTTTGATCTAG
- the LOC123309859 gene encoding mast cell protease 4-like, which produces MTYYITCLIVPSLFRFQEAFEVLNHSLSEYPYMVLIGTYTDQSFQLTSACAGCILTRRFILTTAHCFRAEENWVALIGTVAHEKYAAVLEKWILHPHYIATVDATYNDIALTVTEKFIDFEKNMVKPLTIKPLNKDSLEYDLSCKMIGWKTADPETLTVDVTSSDYIDQATNLATIYSLKKTFLSPRQCSSLMNLIPDVNLMPDESFMCVRHKEDFFNDTQYGFIGSPLLCIEDEHDEEWTLMGLKLNQRNIENGMPEFFVNVHRFEEYLENRMKNPDTEPYKYFCHVGVCNAKYSVSGEYCLVGDTGGCYNEDFLYSLHFPNKLLGSGVPRVFSDLTWTVVIFYLVLLLLI; this is translated from the exons ATGACATATTATATCACTTGTCTTATAGTACCTTCTCTTTTTAGATTCCAGGAAGCCTTCGAGGTCCTGAATCACTCCCTGTCAGAATATCCCTATATGGTCTTGATAGGAACCTACACAGATCAGAGTTTCCAGCTCACATCAGCGTGTGCAGGTTGCATCCTGACCAGAAGGTTCATTCTCACTACAGCTCACTGCTTCAGAGCAGAGGAAAACTGGGTTGCTTTGATTGGTACAGTGGCCCACGAAAAATATGCTGCAGTCTTGGAGAAATGGATACTTCATCCTCACTACATCGCTACAGTTG ACGCAACGTACAACGACATCGCACTGACAGTCACGGAAAAATTCAtagatttcgagaaaaacatGGTGAAACCGTTGACGATAAAACCTCTCAACAAAGATTCTCTAGAATACGATCTATCGTGTAAAATGATCGGTTGGAAGACTGCAGACCCAGAGACCTTGACTGTGGATGTAACCTCCAGCGACTACATCGATCAGGCAACAAACCTAGCCACCATTTACAGCCTGAAGAAGACCTTCCTATCACCCAGGCAATGTTCGTCGCTGATGAATCTGATACCGGATGTGAATCTCATGCCGGATGAGAGCTTCATGTGTGTGAGGCATAAAGAGGACTTCTTCAATGACACGCAGTACGGTTTCATCGGCAGTCCTCTGCTGTGCATAGAAGACGAACACGACGAGGAGTGGACGCTGATGGGGCTGAAGTTGAATCAGAGGAACATAGAGAATGGTATGCCTGAATTTTTCGTTAATGTGCACCGTTTCGAGGAGTATTTGGAGAACAGGATGAAGAACCCTGACACTGAACCGTATAAGTATTTTTGTCACGTTGGTGTTTGTAATGCCAAATACAGCGTGTCCGGAGAGTACTGTCTTGTAGGAGACACAGGAGGCTGTTATAATGAGGATtttttatacagccttcatttCCCCAACAAATTGTTGGGTAGTGGAGTACCCAGGGTGTTTTCAGATTTGACATGGACAGTTGTAATTTTTTATCTCGTACTTCTGCTATTGATATAG
- the LOC123309846 gene encoding uncharacterized protein LOC123309846, with amino-acid sequence MPNDEPPTPPKMHIAPVIFVVVGFCLNTAMSVCPSLCECKWKSGKETVICLNANLSHVPLHLDSGTQVINLTGNNFPVLKDEEFSRAGLLNLQKIFLSRCRLRALQQYAFKNLKNLVELDLSVNFLSAIPSHTFDSIYELRELKLTDNPIQRLTNEAFISVPQLMRLELNDCKITEVEPRAFVGLERSLEWLKLDGNKLTGIEAASLTRLENLHGLELAGNSWNCSCALRPLRDWMLRANVPFGVPPLCSSPSRLKGKSWEKLDLDEFACVPEIAPSDTVTHGVEGKNVTITCRIAGIPEPNVRWTLRNKLIANLTGPSYANGKKMYVMQVQNDSSDLTIFSADVQDAGVYVCSAENKAGRVEASVTLAVSRRPPDQTISVKVLLLSASVGIMMVITLCSVSLCLCSRKKTGKWRTRECAREENYEKIELNHKVSDKNGGVQKGEISVVNRRNGDYSVVPAADTDQELEDEETSTLDIASRSSQWDKEKKWGSPDNLQNMDMQIPRQNPAGTRDDHPQITTSTSGTFNKSKDVSPSPITHCYSQMTRGSPEGDGIPSSCASTTRPSKAPAEPPRRFPDIVGTGSTNPFTYTTLGEKRGANSEGGSVNDISELFCTLPRKTRRYRSTDSEAPLLSDSRYVSSGGESYGSQESSGLRKFGDSYRYTANLNKNREKISNSYLNLCRVERPAGSQEYKATPLLNVSGLENRPARPEMFSPTSGTPNANSYDYHATQLERFLEEYRNLQKQLTKMKETCDNLRHDTNYLKSVSRTSSSDDVKRSKRAGSVDGGCSPNSNRPMGNSMDFGKVQSDLTKYLLTKSSSPKPYATSGMFNN; translated from the exons ATGCCCAACGATGAACCCCCCACCCCCCCAAAAATGCATATCGCCCCCGTGATCTTCGTCGTGGTAGGCTTCTGCTTGAACACAGCCATGTCAGTCTGCCCCTCGTTGTGCGAGTGCAAGTGGAAGAGCGGCAAGGAAACCGTCATCTGTCTGAACGCCAACCTATCGCACGTTCCCCTGCACCTAGATTCGGGCACCCAAGTGATCAACCTCACCGGTAACAACTTCCCGGTGTTGAAGGACGAGGAGTTCAGCAGAGCCGGCCTCCTGAACCTCCAGAAGATCTTCCTGTCGAGATGTCGACTGCGCGCGTTGCAGCAATACGCGTTCAAGAACCTCAAGAACCTGGTGGAGCTGGATTTGAGCGTCAACTTCTTGAGTGCCATCCCTTCGCATACCTTCGATTCGATCTACGAGCTCAGGGAGTTGAAGTTGACGGATAATCCGATACAGAGACTGACGAACGAAGCTTTTATAAGCGTGCCGCAGTTGATGAGGTTGGAGCTCAACGATTGCAAGATAACAGAGGTGGAACCAAGGGCTTTTGTTGGTCTGGAGAGGTCCCTGGAGTGGTTGAAGCTGGATGGTAATAAACTGACGGGTATTGAGGCAGCTTCCTTGACCAGACTGGAGAATCTACATGGGTTGGAACTGGCAGGGAACTCCTGGAACTGCTCTTGCGCCCTCCGACCCCTTCGAGATTGGATGTTGAGGGCAAACGTGCCATTCGGCGTGCCTCCTCTTTGCTCCAGTCCCAGCCGCCTCAAAGGAAAATCCTGGGAGAAACTGGATCTGGACGAATTCGCTTGCGTTCCCGAGATAGCGCCCAGCGATACCGTAACCCACGGTGTGGAAGGGAAAAACGTGACCATAACCTGTAGAATAGCCGGGATACCAGAACCGAACGTCCGGTGGACCCTTAGGAATAAATTAATCGCGAACTTAACCGGACCTTCGTATGCCAACGGTAAGAAAATGTACGTGATGCAAGTGCAGAACGATTCGAGTGACTTGACTATATTCAGTGCCGATGTCCAAGACGCTGGGGTGTATGTGTGTTCCGCCGAAAACAAAGCGGGTAGGGTGGAGGCCAGTGTTACTTTAGCGGTATCTCGAAGACCCCCAGATCAAACCATAAGTGTCAAAGTCTTGCTGCTAAGCGCCTCCGTAGGTATCATGATGGTAATCACGCTGTGTTCAGTGAGTTTGTGCCTCTGTTCGAGGAAGAAAACGGGCAAGTGGAGGACTCGGGAGTGTGCGAGGGAAGAGAATTACGAAAAGATCGAACTCAACCATAAGGTGAGCGATAAGAATGGTGGGGTGCAGAAGGGGGAGATCTCTGTGGTGAATAGGAGGAACGGTGATTACAGTGTTGTTCCCGCTGCAGACACCGATCAGGAATTGGAGGATGAGGAGACGTCTACCTTGGATATAGCGTCGAGGTCCTCGCAGTGGGACAAAGAGAAGAAATGGGGCTCTCCTGATAATTTGCAGAATATGGATATGCAGATTCCTAGGCAGAATCCTGCTGGTACAAG AGACGATCACCCTCAGATCACCACTTCAACGTCTGGTACATTTAATAAATCCAAGGACGTCTCACCCTCCCCAATAACCCATTGCTACTCCCAGATGACCAGGGGATCTCCAGAGGGCGATGGCATCCCCTCCAGCTGCGCCTCCACAACCAGGCCTTCGAAGGCACCGGCGGAACCTCCCAGAAGATTCCCGGACATCGTAGGCACCGGCTCCACGAACCCCTTCACCTACACCACCCTCGGTGAGAAGAGGGGCGCGAACAGCGAGGGCGGTAGCGTGAACGATATCTCGGAACTTTTTTGTACTTTACCCAGAAAAACCAGAAGGTACAGGAGCACCGACAGCGAAGCTCCCCTTTTATCTGACAGTAGATACGTGAGCAGCGGCGGGGAAAGTTACGGAAGTCAAGAATCGTCCGGTCTCAGGAAATTCGGCGATTCCTACAGGTACACGGCGAACCTGAACAAGAACAGGGAGAAGATCTCGAACAGTTACCTCAACCTGTGCCGGGTGGAGCGACCCGCCGGCTCCCAGGAATACAAAGCCACCCCTTTGCTCAACGTTTCCGGCCTGGAGAATAGACCCGCGAGACCGGAAATGTTCTCGCCCACTTCCGGTACGCCCAACGCCAACAGCTACGACTATCACGCGACGCAATTAGAGCGTTTCTTGGAGGAGTATCGGAATTTGCAGAAGCAATTAACGAAGATGAAGGAGACCTGCGACAATCTGCGACACGACACGAACTATCTGAAATCCGTGTCGAGGACCAGCTCTAGCGACGACGTTAAAAGGTCGAAACGGGCGGGTTCGGTTGACGGGGGTTGTTCGCCCAATTCCAATCGACCGATGGGGAATTCGATGGATTTCGGCAAGGTTCAGAGCGACCTGACCAAGTATCTGCTGACGAAGAGTTCCTCGCCCAAGCCGTACGCCACAAGCGGCATGTTTAATAATTGA
- the LOC123309462 gene encoding uncharacterized protein LOC123309462, with product MERLYILLLFYSSVYCQLHHTEYTSVQINRTLEKDEIPKISLPVPVTDTPAVKAARKAHEKAYNFLKSVFSSAGTSNIHNQREEKQTHISKKYPVNQSTLTEETHNHLVQSYIDTTSQGKNVRKIVREQKNHPKSYPSKDQASTENKLVDAHKQKSAQHLKALRTVIALQLSSYQGHTESTKIAKPQGVETNSTVAEEPKNKKYNVLRVNSKREISKKLAVIAAAEALMKILES from the exons ATGGAACGTTTGTAC ATTCTGCTACTATTCTATTCTTCTGTGTACTGCCAACTGCACCATACAGAATACACCTCGGTCCAGATAAACAGAACATTGGAGAAAGATGAAATACCCAAAATTTCTCTACCTGTACCAGTGACAGACACACCCGCTGTTAAAGCTGCTAGAAAAGCTCATGAAAAAGcgtacaattttttgaaatctgtCTTCTCATCTGCAGGAACTTCTAATATACATAACCAAAGGGAGGAGAAACAAActcatatttcgaaaaaatatcctGTCAACCAATCGACGTTGACTGAAGAAACACACAACCATTTGGTTCAAAGCTACATAGATACCACTTCACAGGGTAAGAATGTTCGGAAAATAGTCCGAGAGCAAAAGAACCATCCCAAGAGTTACCCATCTAAAGATCAAGCAAGCACTGAGAACAAGCTTGTTGATGCACATAAACAGAAGTCCGCACAACATTTGAAAGCTTTGAGAACCGTTATAGCCTTACAACTTTCGTCTTATCAAGGACACACAGAAAGTACCAAGATTGCTAAACCCCAGGGGGTTGAAACAAATTCTACAGTAGCAGAGGAACCTAAGAACAAAAAATACAATGTGTTGAGAGTGAATTCGAAGAGAGAGATCTCTAAGAAACTGGCTGTTATAGCTGCTGCAGAGGCGTTGATGAAGATTCTAGAATCATGA